A part of Schistosoma mansoni strain Puerto Rico chromosome W, complete genome genomic DNA contains:
- a CDS encoding putative tbc1 domain family member: MFNQSALPNSGYSTIASIHGKSCSPEPHIDTTDMIKSNHVTTRNSGGYASLSTTSCTDSSSTNHFQNEIQIHEASSTDSCTSILISSSVGSSSSPILHRITRNIDIFSNQTSGDILTEYDNDDPRATLVPSIDLDPEKLYTNYCLQEGTSANCDQIRRDIDRQFPFHELFSEKGGHGQESLYTLLKAYTIRHPEKGYCQGQAPLAAVLLMFMPEVDAFWTFNEICERYLESYYDDGLERVQIDGDVLYALLKSIHPPIYKFLRKYSVEPNFVVLEWFMCAYTRTLPWTAVLRIWDLFFCDGKIILFKVAIVLLNRLFGHPSHRKSCQGLDDILMRLREVSSVVGKLDNFIRELIIKNNLRHLSSSVDLNNCLIHQMKK; the protein is encoded by the exons ATGTTTAACCAATCTGCACTACCTAATTCAGGTTATTCAACAATTGCATCTATTCATGGTAAATCATGTTCACCAGAACCACATATTGATACTACTGATATGATAAAATCAAATCATGTTACAACTAGAAATTCCGGTGGTTATGCTAGTCTTAGTACGACATCTTGTACAGATAGTTCTAGTACAAATCATTTTCAAAACGAAATTCAAATTCACGAAGCATCATCCACAGATTCATGTACTTCCATTTTAATATCATCATCTGTCGGATCGTCATCATCACCAATTTTGCATCGAATTACACGAAATATTGACATATTTTCTAACCAAACAAGTGGTGATATTCTAACAGAATACGATAATGATGATCCCAGAGCTACACTTGTCCCATCGATTGATTTAGATCCAGAGAAATTATACACAAATTATTGCTTACAAGAAGGGACATCAGCTAATTGTGATCAAATACGTCGTGATATTGATCGTCAATTTCCTTTCCATGAATTATTCAGTGAAAAAGGAGGTCATGG tcAAGAAAGTTTATACACCTTACTAAAAGCTTATACAATTAGACATCCAGAGAAAGGTTATTGTCAAGGTCAAGCCCCACTAGCAGCTGTCCTACTCATGTTTATGCCTGAAGTTGATGCCTTTTGGACTTTCAATGAAATTTGTGAACGTTATTTAGAATCTTATTATGATGATGGTCTT GAACGAGTACAAATTGACGGGGACGTCTTATATGCTCTTCTTAAGTCGATACATCCTCCAATATACAAATTTTTA CGAAAATATTCAGTGGAACCAAATTTTGTCGTCTTGGAATGGTTCATGTGCGCTTATACACGAACTTTACCTTGGACAGCTGTATTAAGAATATGGGATTTGTTTTTCTGTGATG GTAAAATCATATTATTTAAAGTGGCtattgttttattgaatcgTTTATTTGGACATCCTTCTCACCGTAAATCATGTCAAGGACTTGACGATATTCTTATGAGATTACGTGAAGTATCATCTGTTGTTGGAAAATTGGATAATTTCATCCGTGAA